A stretch of Pseudoclavibacter chungangensis DNA encodes these proteins:
- a CDS encoding 2Fe-2S iron-sulfur cluster-binding protein, with the protein MTARMLPAEADGIGRGHERPVRIVVDGEEVVGTLGQSVAGVLLANDRIAWRTTARDGSPRGLFCGIGVCFDCLVEVDGVPDVRACQRRAREGARVRTTPADAEPPGDAELPADAEPLADAEPLAAAASECPNVPDAPAGATEESGTEASS; encoded by the coding sequence ATGACCGCCCGCATGCTCCCCGCGGAGGCCGACGGCATCGGCCGTGGCCACGAGCGGCCCGTGCGCATCGTCGTCGACGGCGAGGAGGTCGTGGGCACGCTCGGCCAGTCGGTCGCGGGCGTCCTGCTCGCGAACGACCGCATCGCGTGGCGCACGACCGCGCGCGACGGCTCTCCGCGCGGGCTCTTCTGCGGCATCGGCGTGTGTTTCGACTGCCTCGTCGAGGTCGACGGTGTCCCCGACGTGCGCGCCTGCCAGCGTCGGGCGCGCGAGGGGGCCCGGGTGCGGACGACCCCCGCGGACGCCGAGCCGCCCGGGGACGCCGAGCTGCCCGCGGACGCCGAGCCGCTCGCGGACGCCGAGCCGCTCGCGGCCGCGGCGAGCGAGTGCCCGAACGTCCCCGACGCGCCCGCCGGCGCAACCGAGGAGTCCGGAACGGAGGCGAGCTCGTGA
- a CDS encoding dihydrodipicolinate synthase family protein: MTEHLDLGGVVVATALPYREDSGAPAGLAVDYERYAEHCRWLIDNGCRGVGPNGSLGEYSSLTDEERRRVVQVAVEAVGDRGIVIAGVHAPGWHQAQHWARLAKEDGADGVLCLPPTMYRSAPDDIVTHYEKVAEIGLPIMIYNNPFDTKVDLTPDLVARIARIPKVVAVKEFSGDVRRAFEIEEQCAAAGTTIDVIAGADDVLFELMVDGATGWFAGYPNVFPREAVAIYDAMVEGRYDEARDIYRRLIGAFRWDSRPEFVQAIKLGMDMAGRYGGPCRPPRAALSEPMAAQIREETQRALDAVAELSVRSV; the protein is encoded by the coding sequence ATGACCGAGCACCTCGACCTCGGCGGCGTCGTCGTCGCCACCGCCCTGCCCTACCGTGAGGACTCCGGCGCCCCCGCGGGCCTCGCGGTCGACTACGAGCGCTACGCCGAGCACTGCCGCTGGCTCATCGACAACGGCTGCCGTGGCGTCGGCCCCAACGGCTCGCTCGGCGAGTACTCGTCGCTCACGGACGAGGAGCGCCGCCGCGTCGTGCAGGTCGCGGTCGAGGCGGTCGGCGACCGCGGCATCGTCATCGCGGGCGTCCACGCGCCCGGGTGGCACCAGGCCCAGCACTGGGCGCGGCTCGCGAAGGAGGACGGCGCCGACGGCGTGCTCTGCCTTCCCCCGACGATGTACCGCTCGGCACCGGACGACATCGTGACGCACTACGAGAAGGTCGCCGAGATCGGCCTCCCGATCATGATCTACAACAACCCCTTCGACACGAAGGTCGATCTGACGCCGGACCTCGTCGCGCGGATCGCCCGGATCCCCAAGGTCGTCGCGGTCAAGGAGTTCTCCGGCGACGTGCGCCGTGCGTTCGAGATCGAGGAGCAGTGCGCCGCGGCCGGGACGACGATCGACGTCATCGCGGGCGCCGACGACGTCCTGTTCGAGCTCATGGTGGACGGCGCGACCGGCTGGTTCGCGGGCTACCCGAACGTGTTCCCGCGCGAGGCCGTCGCGATCTACGACGCGATGGTCGAGGGTCGCTACGACGAGGCGCGCGACATCTACCGTCGCCTCATCGGTGCGTTCCGCTGGGATTCGCGCCCCGAGTTCGTGCAGGCCATCAAGCTCGGTATGGACATGGCGGGACGCTACGGCGGCCCGTGCCGTCCGCCGCGCGCCGCGCTGTCGGAGCCCATGGCTGCGCAGATCCGCGAGGAGACGCAGCGCGCGCTCGACGCGGTCGCCGAGCTGTCCGTCCGCAGCGTCTGA
- a CDS encoding proline racemase family protein — translation MQSSRAIHAFDSHTEGMPTRVVTGGVGVVPGATMNERRLYAIEHLDELRRFLVTEPRGHAAMSGTILQPPTRPDADWGVLYIEVSGFLPMCGHGTIGTATVLVETGMVEVHEPETVIRLDTPAGLVVARVAVEGGRATSVTIENVPSFCERLDAVVEVPGLGTVPYALAFGGNYYAMVELDDVGLPFDRARKDDILAAGLAIMAAINEQDPPHHPVIDGVDHVHHVEFIAPGSTARHSRHAMAIHPGWFDRSPCGTGTSARMAELHARGKLPLDTDFVNESFIGTSFTGRLVAETTVGDIAAVLPTITGRAWITADATYLLDPSDPFPAGFEF, via the coding sequence ATGCAGTCCAGCAGGGCGATCCACGCGTTCGACTCGCACACCGAGGGGATGCCGACGCGCGTCGTGACCGGCGGCGTCGGCGTCGTCCCCGGCGCGACGATGAACGAGCGACGCCTGTACGCGATCGAGCACCTCGACGAGCTGCGGCGCTTCCTCGTGACCGAACCGCGCGGCCACGCCGCGATGTCGGGCACGATCCTGCAACCGCCGACGCGTCCCGACGCCGATTGGGGCGTGCTCTACATCGAGGTGTCCGGATTCCTGCCGATGTGCGGCCACGGCACGATCGGCACGGCGACGGTGCTCGTCGAGACGGGCATGGTCGAGGTGCACGAGCCCGAGACCGTGATCCGGCTCGACACGCCCGCGGGGCTCGTCGTCGCGCGCGTCGCGGTCGAGGGCGGCCGTGCGACGAGCGTGACGATCGAGAACGTGCCCTCGTTCTGCGAGCGACTCGACGCGGTCGTCGAGGTGCCCGGCCTCGGCACCGTGCCCTACGCGCTCGCGTTCGGCGGCAACTACTACGCGATGGTCGAGCTCGACGACGTGGGGTTGCCGTTCGACCGGGCCCGCAAGGACGACATCCTCGCCGCGGGGCTCGCGATCATGGCCGCGATCAACGAGCAGGACCCGCCGCACCACCCCGTCATCGACGGCGTCGACCACGTGCACCACGTCGAGTTCATCGCACCGGGCTCGACGGCACGCCACTCGAGGCACGCGATGGCGATCCACCCGGGCTGGTTCGACCGCTCGCCGTGCGGGACGGGCACCTCGGCGCGCATGGCCGAACTGCACGCGCGCGGCAAGCTGCCGCTCGACACCGACTTCGTGAACGAGTCGTTCATCGGCACCTCGTTCACGGGTCGGCTCGTCGCCGAGACCACTGTCGGCGACATCGCGGCGGTGCTCCCCACCATCACGGGGCGTGCCTGGATCACCGCGGACGCGACGTACCTGCTCGACCCGAGCGATCCGTTCCCGGCGGGGTTCGAGTTCTAG
- a CDS encoding NAD(P)/FAD-dependent oxidoreductase: MTGAERTTGRRVAVVGGGPAGLAAAVAAANAGAHVTLVESSDVLGGQYWRHLPAERPSASEGRLHHDFDTFRALERRVRGDERIRVLDEASVWTVEPGDAAPVLHVVRGPVDGADRPRLVIGADAVVVATGAHDRTLPFPGWELPGVTTGGAAQAFAKGERLALGDRVVVAGAGPFLLAVASSLAAVGSTVLGVHEASRVPRLAAGWLPEPWQLVGAPTKLLELVGYVAGQVRHRIPYETGSAVVAAHGEGRVERVTIAKVDARWRPVPGTERDVACDAVCVSHGFTPRLEVALAAGCRVGSAGGIDADARQAAAPGVFVAGEATGVGGVDLALAEGRIAGHCAAGGGIDDDALARAVAARATFGRFARRIEAAHGIPALRPEDAAATARSDAAPAAARSEDGAATARSGAADDARENTCAGTAPDGWAQWLHDDTIVCRCEEVRYGELRRTARASGASGLRALKLSTRAGLGICQGRICGRSVEQLLDASVPGGLRDGVTTDRRPLQTPIRLGELAEPPVTDPG; encoded by the coding sequence GTGACCGGCGCCGAACGCACGACGGGCCGCAGGGTCGCCGTCGTCGGGGGCGGCCCGGCCGGACTCGCGGCGGCCGTCGCCGCGGCGAACGCCGGGGCGCACGTCACGCTCGTCGAGTCGAGCGACGTCCTCGGCGGCCAGTACTGGCGCCATCTGCCGGCTGAGCGCCCGAGCGCGAGCGAGGGCCGCCTGCACCACGACTTCGACACGTTCCGCGCGCTCGAACGGCGCGTGCGCGGCGACGAGCGCATCCGCGTGCTCGACGAGGCGAGCGTCTGGACCGTCGAGCCGGGTGATGCGGCACCCGTCCTGCACGTCGTCCGGGGCCCCGTCGACGGCGCCGATCGACCGCGGCTCGTGATCGGCGCCGATGCCGTCGTCGTCGCGACCGGCGCACACGATCGCACCCTTCCCTTCCCCGGCTGGGAGCTGCCGGGCGTCACGACGGGGGGTGCCGCGCAGGCCTTCGCGAAGGGCGAGCGCCTCGCGCTCGGCGACCGCGTCGTCGTCGCTGGGGCGGGGCCGTTCCTGCTCGCCGTCGCCTCCTCGCTCGCCGCCGTCGGATCGACCGTGCTCGGCGTGCACGAGGCGAGTCGCGTGCCGAGGCTCGCGGCGGGCTGGCTCCCGGAGCCGTGGCAGCTCGTCGGCGCCCCGACGAAGCTCCTCGAGCTCGTCGGCTACGTCGCCGGGCAGGTGCGCCACCGGATCCCCTACGAAACCGGCAGCGCCGTCGTCGCCGCCCACGGCGAGGGCCGCGTCGAACGGGTGACGATCGCGAAGGTCGACGCGCGCTGGCGGCCCGTCCCAGGCACGGAACGCGACGTCGCGTGCGACGCCGTGTGCGTCTCGCACGGATTCACCCCGCGGCTCGAGGTGGCCCTCGCGGCGGGCTGTCGCGTCGGCTCCGCGGGCGGCATCGACGCCGACGCGCGCCAGGCCGCCGCGCCCGGCGTGTTCGTCGCGGGCGAGGCGACGGGCGTCGGCGGTGTCGACCTCGCGCTCGCCGAGGGCCGCATCGCGGGGCACTGCGCCGCGGGCGGCGGCATCGACGACGACGCGCTCGCCCGCGCGGTCGCGGCACGTGCGACCTTCGGCCGCTTCGCCCGCCGCATCGAGGCCGCCCACGGCATCCCCGCCCTCCGTCCGGAGGATGCGGCCGCCACCGCACGATCCGATGCCGCCCCCGCTGCCGCACGATCCGAGGACGGGGCCGCCACCGCACGATCCGGGGCCGCCGACGATGCGCGCGAGAACACGTGCGCCGGGACGGCGCCCGACGGCTGGGCACAGTGGCTGCACGACGACACGATCGTGTGCCGATGCGAGGAGGTCCGCTACGGCGAACTGCGCAGGACGGCCCGCGCGAGCGGCGCGAGCGGCCTGCGCGCCCTCAAGCTCTCGACGCGCGCCGGGCTGGGCATCTGCCAGGGCCGCATCTGCGGTCGAAGCGTCGAACAACTGCTCGACGCATCCGTCCCGGGCGGACTCCGCGACGGCGTCACGACCGACCGGCGCCCGCTGCAGACCCCGATCCGGCTCGGCGAACTCGCAGAGCCACCCGTCACCGACCCCGGCTGA
- a CDS encoding aldehyde dehydrogenase family protein → MTDTAPAPERTSPEEVERILAAAAAAAPAWGATSPTERAEALIRIADRLDEHAGELVPIAQLETGLSEARLTGELKRTSVQLRLFAEVVRDGAYLDARLDAADPDFVLGPRPDVRRVLEPVGVAVNFAASNFPFAFSVAGGDSAAALAAGCPVILKGHSGHPRLSVATTRVVREALAEVGAPDGVFELVLGQEAGTTVLDDDRVDVGTFTGSIHVGRLLADRAAARPRPINFFGELGSVNPVFVTAAAIEERAEALAEGFVTSVSGSAGQLCTKPGFLWVPAGAPAEELLGRVAAAAAGVDEHRLLNPSIGRSYRQRRLDVIGDEGVRIVFEGEVRVDDDEQTWATPTIVRTTPEALERAGERLLDEVFGPLSIVVEYEPGTDLAARLEALYVGNLTGTIQAADGEETPELAALVTALARKTGRVLFGGWPTGVAVTPAMQHGGPYPATSNDSSTSVGTSSIARFLRGVAYQNAPQWALPAPLQDANPWGVPQHVAPAGESAGWGRD, encoded by the coding sequence GTGACCGACACCGCACCGGCCCCCGAGCGCACGAGCCCCGAGGAGGTCGAGCGCATCCTCGCGGCCGCAGCGGCCGCCGCCCCGGCATGGGGCGCGACCTCGCCCACCGAACGCGCCGAGGCGCTCATCCGCATCGCCGACCGACTCGACGAGCACGCCGGTGAACTCGTCCCGATCGCCCAGCTCGAGACGGGGCTCTCCGAGGCGCGCCTCACGGGCGAGCTCAAGCGCACGAGCGTGCAATTGCGGTTGTTCGCCGAGGTCGTTCGCGACGGCGCCTACCTCGACGCGCGGCTCGACGCGGCCGACCCCGACTTCGTGCTCGGGCCGCGGCCCGACGTGCGTCGCGTGCTCGAGCCGGTCGGTGTCGCCGTGAACTTCGCCGCCTCGAACTTCCCGTTCGCGTTCTCCGTCGCGGGCGGCGACTCGGCCGCGGCACTCGCGGCCGGGTGCCCCGTGATCCTCAAGGGCCACTCCGGACACCCGCGGCTCTCGGTCGCGACGACGCGCGTCGTGCGCGAGGCGCTCGCCGAGGTCGGTGCGCCCGACGGCGTGTTCGAGCTCGTGCTCGGGCAGGAGGCCGGGACGACGGTGCTCGACGACGACCGCGTCGACGTCGGCACGTTCACCGGCTCGATCCACGTCGGCCGCCTGCTCGCCGATCGAGCCGCCGCCCGCCCGCGGCCGATCAACTTCTTCGGCGAGCTCGGCAGCGTCAACCCCGTGTTCGTGACCGCCGCGGCGATCGAGGAGCGCGCGGAGGCGCTGGCGGAGGGCTTCGTGACCTCCGTCTCGGGCTCGGCGGGGCAGCTCTGCACGAAGCCCGGCTTCCTCTGGGTGCCCGCGGGCGCGCCCGCCGAGGAGCTGCTCGGTCGCGTCGCGGCCGCGGCCGCGGGCGTCGACGAGCACCGGCTGCTCAACCCGTCGATCGGACGCTCGTACCGGCAGCGTCGCCTCGACGTGATCGGCGACGAGGGCGTGCGGATCGTGTTCGAGGGCGAGGTCCGCGTCGACGACGACGAGCAGACATGGGCGACCCCGACGATCGTGCGCACGACGCCCGAGGCACTCGAACGCGCGGGGGAGCGACTGCTCGACGAGGTGTTCGGGCCGCTCTCGATCGTCGTCGAGTACGAGCCGGGGACGGACCTCGCGGCCCGACTCGAGGCGCTCTACGTGGGCAACCTGACGGGCACGATCCAGGCCGCGGACGGTGAGGAGACGCCCGAGCTCGCGGCGCTCGTCACCGCCCTCGCGCGCAAGACGGGGCGCGTGCTGTTCGGTGGCTGGCCGACGGGCGTGGCCGTGACGCCCGCGATGCAGCACGGTGGCCCCTACCCGGCGACCTCGAACGACTCGTCGACCTCGGTCGGCACGTCGTCGATCGCGCGCTTCCTGCGCGGTGTCGCCTACCAGAAC